CTCCCCCACTAGGTACCCCCACCCTCCATAGCCCCCCTAGTGgcccccaccaggtgcccccacgcCCCCGTCCTCATCCAGCCCTACATAGCTGAAGGAGGGCCTAGCCCCTGCTGAGGGGGCCTGTGAGCTGCACGGACTGAAAGACAGCAGGGCAGCTGCCTCACTCAGCTTCTGGGCTGCCCAAATGTGTGCACACCTGCTCTGCAGGGGGCCCCTGCCTGATTCCTGTGGCTGCGGCCAGCACTTGGGCTGCTAGACCTGACACAggaggggcagggcggggaggatCCCAACCTGGTGGGTGACATGCAGGAGGGGGCCTTGGGTCCTGGCATTGGGGCAGGGGGAGCAAGTGCAGGTGGGCTCGGAGGAGGGCCGGTGGCCCCTGGGGCTCCAGGCGGTGAGCTAGGCATGGATGGTCACCGGAAGCCCAGCCCCTGACCCCAGCTGAGAGCCAGGCCAGGCCGGGTGCAGGGTCTGTGCCCGCGGCTCAGGCAGGACTCAGAACCAACCATGCCCCCCAGTTTTAACAAAAACTTCATTTCCAAAGTCCTCCTTGGTTCGGAGCTTCCACAGACAGAGATGGCTTGGAAACGTCCCCTGCGCACCCCATGTCCCTCTGTGCTTAGGGCGTCACCTGCCCCTGAGCACGCCTGAGCACCCAGGCTGCAGTGCCATTCACATGCAGGCTCGGCTGCAGTCCCCGAGGCTCAGGGAGGAGCTGGGTATGAGGCCACGTGGTTCTGGGCCATCCTGTGACTCATGTTTCTGGGGCTGTGTCCCAGAGATGCCCTCATTGGAGTCCCAGAGGGTGGGAGGCGCAGGCTGCCccgggagctggggctgggcagtCGGGGCAGCTGTGGGACGCTTGGCCCCACCCTGACTGTGACGCCCCCCGCAGCCGATGCCCTGCACGCCCACGGCTCCCTGTTCCTGGGGTGCAGCTCACAGGACAGCCCACCGCTTCCCGACGCCCCCGCCTCGTCTCCCCCAGTTCTGAGGGCCCAGCGCCCGGGCCGCAGGGTGAGCCAGGACAGCTCCCATAGCGAGAGCTCAGGGTCCTCGGACAGCCTGGCCCCGGTGGGCGCCTCCCACAGTGAGTGAGGGTCCTTGGGGCTCTGCCGGGTCGGGGGGAGAGGGACCTTCCCCTGGGTGGCTGCCAAGGGCAGCTGGGACAGATAAAGAGCCCTGACCTCTGGCCACAGGCTGAGCCGTGACCTTGCCCAGCCTAGACTGATCCTGACCCTAGTCCGAGCCCTAACCCCACAGTTCCTTCTTCCCATGGGGAGTCCCTGCAACCCCAGGGTGGGACTGGGCATCTCTGTGGGGCTGGCCCTCACTCCTGGGGCCCAGAGTGACACATTGACCATGGGGTTCGTGGGATGGGGCCCCAAGCTGCCCCGAGGGCTGTGGCCCAGGCAGGCCACACTGTCCTCACCTTGTATTGGGCCCACAGTCACAGCCAGGTGGTGGGGTGCCAAGCGCATCGACTATGCGCTGTACTGCCCCGACGTCCTCACGGCCTTCCCCACTGTGGCCCTGCCCCACCTCTTCCACGCCAGCTACTGGGAGTCCACAGACGTGGTGGCCTTCATCCTGAGACAGGTACCGTGCCCCTCCCAGGGGCCCATCCTTGCGCGTGGGGGACAGGGCCCCCTTGCAGGCCACACTGGATCCTGGGCTGGTCAGCCAGATCAGGGGTCACCAGGCCAGGCGGCAGGTCTCATGAAGTACACTGGCTTCTGGTTGGCAGTACACCACTTCTAGCGGATGGAGGGGGATGTACCCATCCTCCTGGAGACGATAGAGAAGTGCCTGTTCCCTGGGGGCCTGTGTATCCTCAGAGAGGCAGGAACCTGGGGAGGGCACAAAGAAGGAGGTGGCGGGCGGAGGGCGGATTCCGTGCAGCCTTGGGAGCTAAAGGCAAGGGACCGACCCTGTTTGGTGTCCCGTGGGCAGCGTGCTGGCCTAGAGCGAGGGAAGCTGTCAGCTGACTGTATAATAGAAGGAAATCCCGTGTCTGCTGTTGGGTGGACCAGGAGGCCCGTGGAGAGGCTGACCTTGGGGTGGTGGCGGGGTGCTGGTGCTCTGGGGGGCCACCGGCTGTGATGGAGGAGGCCAGTGGGTCCTGCTGTCCACCTGCGCCCCTGCAGGGGGAGCTTCTAGGTTTGGGGaggagcagggccaggctgggctgTGGTCTGGATGTGGGAAGGGTGGGCTGCCTGCCGCGGGCCGGGAAGGAAGTGAGTGGAGTCTGGAGCTTGGGGCAGATATGGGTGGCACGCACCCTGTTGACAGGCAGGGCCCCTGAGTGCCGTATGTGGGCAGCTGTCCTCTGCCTGTGGTGCATCCTGTAGCACAGCCTGATGCTGACCCCACCTGTCCCGAGGCCAGACTGACCAGAGCACTCCTGTTGCCCAGGTGATGCGCTACGAGAGCGTGGCCGTCAAGGAGAGTGTGGGCCTGGATGCTGCAGCGCTGAGCCCCGCCAACCCCCGTGAGAAGTGGCTCCGTAAGAGGACCCAGGTCAAGCTGCGGGTAGGTGCTCACTAGAGCAGCACTCGGGGGGCATATGGCTGCCTGGGGGTCGGGGGGCGCATGGACAGGAGCGGGTGCTGGCTGGGGCATGGTTCAGAGCGCTGGGGCTGGCAGGGAGATGCCTGCGGGGGAGAGTTGCTGGATGTCCAGCCTCCATAGATGAGGACATGAGTCAGAAACTCAGCCATGCCCACGGGGCTTGCCATCTCATCCGCCACTGAGCATGGCCTGGTGTGGTACTGGCTGCCACAGAGGGAGGCACCGATGAGGAAGCAGATGGAGAAAGGCCTCTCAGGCAGGCTGTGCTCAGCTTCCCTGAACAGGGGTCCCCTCCATTAGGTATTGTGGTATAAATAGGAGTTTGGTAGgcataaattcatttatttgctcagcCAACCATCATCAAGTGTGGATGTGGCTGCTGTGTCCTCTGCTGAGTTGGGAGCATGTAGGGGCTCAGGGACACAGCCTCTGCCCTGGTGGCTCCCTTCTGCCCTAGTCCCAAAGGGTAGAAGGTGATTTGCACTCCTTGAATCAATTCTGTTTttgtaaacatgttttttttttttttaagattgtatttatttattcatgagagacacagagagaggcagagacacaggcagagggagaagcaggctccctgcaggggagccccatgtgggacttgatcccaggaccccggggtcatgccctgagccccccaggcaccctgtgtaAAGGTATTTCCTGAGCTATAACCACATTTGTTGCGTCAAAGTGTACAACACAGTGGGTTTCGTGGGGTCACGGACGTGTGCAAACAGCACTGTAGTCTGTTCAGAAGTTTGTGACCACCCCAGGAGGGGACCCGGggctcccccccctccccggcaccCCCCTCCCCTAGTGAGGCTGTCTGTGGATTCGTCTGCCCAGGGTGCCGCGGGTGCGAGTCACCTAGCGTGGGGCTCCTCCCACGGCCATCTGTTCCCACCCAGCGGAGCAGGTGGCAGTACTTCCCTCCTGGTGGCTGAGTGGTCGTCCTGCAGGGACCCGCCCATTGACTCGCTCGTCAGCTGCCAGGCATTCATGCGGTTTCCCCGCGTTGTCTGCTGTGAAGACGCTGCAGAGCTTTGTGCGGTCCTTGCTCTTGCTCTCCATCTCAGGGTTACAgacccagggaggcaggggcggggctggggcggggctcCGTCTTACCTGAGGGGCCAGGAGCTCTTCCAAGGCGGCCTCCCCCAAGCTGGGTgggcggtggggaggggtgtGTTGGGGGTCCCGGGCTCTGGCCCCTCGTTCTGGCCGCCCGGGTGCGTGGCTGGGGGTCTCCTGGCAGGGAGGCTCCGTGTAGCCCAGCGCCCGGCAATGCAGGCGTCTTTCTGTGCATTTAGCTGCATGAGCCCGCTCCTCTGTGTGCAGGAACCTGGGGGCCTTGGAGACAGAGTCGGGGTCCACAGGTCTCTTCCCCTCCTGGCCTCCATGGGACTGTGGCTTAGATCTCCCAGAAAGGCATGTTGCGGCGGGACGTGTCTCCCCAGCCGCCTGAAGGACCTTCAGGAAGAGGCCAGCTCAAGCCCCCAGCAAAGCTGAGCTGCTGTCTGTCCTTTTAGAACGTGACTGCGAACCACCGGGCCAATGATGTGATAGCGGCCGAGGACGGCCCCCAGGTCCTGGTGGGGCGCTTCATGTATGGGCCCCTCGACATGGTGGCTCTGACTGGAGAGAAGGTATTGGCCCGGGCTGTCCCTGCTGGCTGCCCCTGCAGCAGGTGCCTCATGCACTGCATGACACGGATTCGGGGAGCTGAGGGCAGGGTGGGTCTGAGCGGCGGCATGCGGGGGGCAGCTTGCAACATGGTCCCCCGGCCATGCCCGCAGCCCTCATCCCCGCCCCCTCACTTGTGCAGGTGGACATCCTGGTGATGGCGGAGCCGTCCTCGGGCCGCTGGGTACACCTGGACACGGAGATCACCAACAGCAGCGGCCGGATCACGTACAGCGTGCCGCGGCCCCGGCGCCTGGGTGTTGGCGTCTACCCGGTGAAGATGGTGGTCAGGTGAGACGCCAGGCTGGCCCGATGTGGAGTCTGCGGGGTGCCTTCCCGGGGCCCAACCTGTCTGTGCAGAGAGGGGATGATGGCTGGGCTGCTCCCCTATACCTGACCCTtcccccctgctgccccctcccccctgccctgaCCCCGATGTTCCCGCTGCCCCTGGCTTTGCAAGCTCTGAACCCAGCTGCGGGCTCACCTTTGGCCCGGGCTGACCTCTGGCCTCTCTTGGGCGCATGGCTGACCACAGGCAGGTGCCTTTCAGGGGTGACCAGACCTTTGCAATGAGCTCCCTCACGGTGCTGCCCAGGGGCATGGAGTGTGTGGTGTTCAGCATTGACGGGTCTTTTGCTGCCAGCGTGTCCATCATGGGAAGTGACCCCAAGGTCCGGCCAGGGGCGGTAGACGTGGTACGGTGAGTGCTCCTTCCGTGCCTGAGTCATGTCCACATCTCGGGGTGGGAGCCAGTGgtccctggggtgggaggagcgGCCGCACATCTTCTGGTACCTGCAGGACCTCCCTAGGTCTCCAGGGACACACTGATGGACTGTCCTGCGCCTCGTGGCTCTGTGGGTGGATGGGGCTGGGCCGGGATGTTTTCACCGTCCCGTTACTCACAGCCCCGTGGTGCCCATACTCACATGGGCTCTTGCTCCCAGGCTGGGCTCATCCCCCGGCCCCTACATGGAGGCTggagcctccctcccacccagcctAGGCGCTGCGCTCTGTGGGTTGTAGGCAGCGGTAGGACCCGTCCAGATTCCCAGGAAGGTGTGGACGTGGGACAGGTGGCTCAGGGGGCGGGGCACGTTTTGAGACCAGCTGGCGCACAGCGCTGAGTTTAGGGGGATTGGGGCTGCCATAGCCAGTGGGGGAAAGTAGAGCGGGCTTCCTGAGAGAGGTGGCGCCAGAGACAGCCTCTGCCGGCCAGACGGATGGATGTTTTTTGTCCGCGCCACTGCACAAAGATGAGCGAACAGagagaagtgagaagaaaatacaggactGAACTTGGTAGCACAGAAGGAGGACACAGGTGACGGGGGTGGGAAGGACAACGCAGGGGTGACGGGGAGGAgggatgcaggggtggggggatgggaaggATGACACAGAGGTGACAGGGACAGTGTCAGGGCAGCTGGACTCTGGGGCCAGAttagggcagggcaggggtgtgtCTGGTGACAAAGATGCGGGAAGGTCTTGCCCATAGAAAAGCAAGAGAGGTACTGTAGtcttccctgcctgcctccacccctgcctccacccctgccctcacccctgcctctctccctccctgcctccttccctgcctcccacctccctcctcccttcctgactccaccccaccctccttcctgctccttctATGCTCCCGCTGGGCATCGAGGCAGACAGATCTCCTAGAGGGAGAAACTGTGGGGAAAACAAGTCACAGGCAGGAGAAACTGTCATGTCCGGGAGTCCACACATCCGAGAGCAGGATGGAGCAGGATCAGGGGTCACTGTGGGGAGGGCACAGCAGCCTGTGTGGGGCCCCCAGGGCCAGTGGACCCCTAGATGCCCCGGCCCTGCAGGAACAGGCCCTAGACGATGTCCAGCTCCCCCGGGGGGCGTTCATTCCTCCTACAGTGTCTGTGTCCCACCTTCGGTGAGTCAGTGCCCCCATAGCCAGGCAGGGGATGCTGTGGTGCCCTGTCCTGTGTTTGCTGGGCCCTGCCGATGCTCTGTAAACGTCGCTACTCatcagaagcagactcctgggaCCCAGCTCAGAGctccccagagtccccaggggTGACACCTGGGCCTGTGCTTTATTACAAAGTCTCCTCGAATCTCATGGGTCACCTTCTAGATTTGGAAACCCCTGGTCTCTGAGGAGCATGTGCTGTGACAgcgcagagaggagagagagtgctGATTTTACTTGGGAAGcaggaaagcttcctggaggagggggcccTGAAGGCCAGGGGGATGGGAATGAGAGAGGAAGGCATGCAGGCCGTTGTGGGGGCTTGGCAGCTGTGGATACAGGGCTTGGGGGCCACTCAGCTGCTGGGTGCGGCTGGGGGACAGATGCCCCAGGGCAGAGCATGGCTGGCCTCGGGGTACGGGGGGCACAGAGGCTGTGAGACCTCCCTCAGGACACAGGGGGCCGGGATGGCTTCAGGTGGCAGAGCAGTGGGGCTCACTCTGGGGTTTACAGAGGCCGCCGTGGAAACAGTGCCCACCATGCAGCCCGCTGTCCTGCCCGGCATGTCTGGGGTTTGTCCCGGAGGCCTGGGGAGAGTGCTCTGCAGCCGTCTCTGCCCCCTCCATACAGATgggtcctgggggggggggtcgccCAGGTGGAGTGGAGTCGGGGTGCTGTGAGCGCCCTAGGTGGAGTTGGGGTCAGATCCTGCTGGTGGGAGAGGTGTTCAGGGCTGGAGCAGGAAGCAGGACTCAGGGCTTCTCTTAGGCGAGGAAACCTGAGGGCCACgggaggccccggggaggggatgggcagaggggacAGTGAGTGCTGCCTGTGGGACATCTGGGGACATGGCCAGGACTCCAGGGGCTCTGAGTGTGGCTTTGGAGTCCTTCCAGCAGGTTCTTCCTGGGGCTCCTCaggagggctgcagggcaggggaaaggggctgccaggtgggggtgggggctgcaggggtgggggccgCAGGGTGGGGACTGCAGGGAGGATGGCTGTTGTGGCCCGGGCAACCCCACCATGGCGTCCACGTGGCCCATGTGCCCGTAGGCACTGGCAGGACCTGGGCTACCTGATCCTGTACATCACGGGGCGGCCAGACATGCAGAAGCAGCGGGTGATGTCATGGCTGTCGCAGCACAACTTCCCACAGGGCATGATCTTCTTCTCGGACGGGCTGGTGCACGACCCGCTGCGGCAGAAGGCCATCTTCCTGCGGAACCTGGTGCAGGAGGTGAGTGCCTGCCGCAGGCATGGggcccccacacccctgcacccGGGGGCATCTCACTgggagccccacaccccgcggggATGGTGGGGACAGCAGGGATGGGAGGAGCACGGAGGCTCCAGGACTCGCCAGCGACCTCGCACTCATACCTTCCTCCTCTATCTCCTCCCCCTGGGGTCTCGTGATTCACCCCAAGGACGCCCGAGTGGCCCCTCCGCTCTGTTCAGTACCTGCTGTTCTCCTGGAGCGCTGACCCTGGGTGGGTCTCCCAATGTGGAGCAGGGGTCGCCCATGAGGGCCTAGGGCAGGAcgcagccccctgcctggtgtccTCCCACCCCGGGGCCAAGGAACGGTCCTCATGGCTTTAGGTGGTTGGGGAAGATGCAAGGAGGGTCATGTTTCATGACGTGGAAATCGTGGGAAATGCAGATGTGGGGCCTGCAGGCACAGCTATGTGGGAGCCCGGCTGTGCCCTTTCGCTTCTGCAGCAGCGACGGTGGGTGTAAGCTGCCCCAGAGCTGCTCGGCAGGTGCGGGacctagtgtggagcctgccGTCCTCACATCTGCTCACCCCACTCCAGAGGACAGATGGGGCTTTCCCCAGAGAGGGCATGGAGGGCTCCTAGGAGGAGGTGCCTTTGGAGCTGAGTCCCGAGTGTGCCAGGTGGACAAAAAACCCGTGTGTGCAAAGGCACCGAGGTAAAGAAAGGACAGGGATGTGCCCAGAGCCACGGGCATCCCAGAGGCCTGCGTGTACAGGGTCGCAGACCCAGGTCAAGGGGGAGCAGAGGCCTGGGGGTCTTCAGGACTCTGAAAGTCGAGAGGCCTTGAAAACCCTGAAAACCAGGCTGACCATAAACTGACCGTAAACTCTgctgagggcagtggggagccacagAGGAGTGTGGAGCTGGGCAGCAGAAGTGACTACTTAGGGTTTGAGACCAGTCCCCAcggtgggtgtggggggaggcagggaggcccagcAAGGGCAAGGCCCAGTGGGGTTCAGCTGGAGGTCGTGGGGATGGGCAGGGTGTATGGGGGCTCCTGCCCAGGAGGGACGggtgagggaagggcagggctgtgtcAGGGTGTGGGAGATGCAGTTGTTCAGATcccagaggggcagccccgggttTGGTCTGGAGGCCACTGTCCTTCAGGAAGTCGGGGTGGAGGCCGAGGGTGTCGATGGGTCACCCCTGGGTACAAGAGGTCCTCCCAGCGCTGGTGGGGCCGCCATGGGCCATTGCAGGGTGAGCGTGTCAGGTGGGTGGGTGCCGGAgtggctgggtggggaggcaCGTGGGCAGCTGTGTGGACCACCCCCTACCTGGGGTGGCGTGGactgcaggggggcagggggccacaCGGAACTGGCATCCAGTCCTGGCCCAGGGTCAGCAGATGCCACGGTGGCACTGGcctggggtgcagggtggggtgggaggggcactgcagggcccaggggcccaggggcccagggcttGCCTGGCGGGGGGCGCCAGGCCATCCTCCACGAGCCCCTCTGCATTCCAGTGCTTCATCAAAATCAGCGCGGCTTACGGCTCCACGAAGGACATCTCTGTGTACAGCGTGCTGGGGCTGCCGCCCTCCCAGATCTTCATCGTGGGCCGGCCCTCCAAGAAGTACCAAACCCAGTGCCAGGTGGGTGGCAGGGGGCGGGAGGGTGGCAGTGGGCTGGGGAAGTTGGGGGGCATCCATGGtgtgttcttttgttttccttctgtcaGTCCTCAAGGGCTGGTGtcctgccctggcccaggccctgtgctgggcacaggGGAGACCCTGCTGGACTCAGAGGTCACGTCACTGGGGCCAGTGGGTGGAGGGAGATGTTGGCAGACAGAGGCCTAAGGAAGGACAGGGACTTAGAGCAGGTGTAGGTCATTGATGAAGGCCCTGGGATGGGTCCTGGGTCAGGGATGGAGGTGCCCTGGGGTGGGAGCCGGGTCGGGGATGGGGTGGCTCCGGGGTGGGAGCCGGGTCGGGGATGGAGGAGACTCCAAGTGGGAACCGGGTTGGGGATGGAAGAGACCCCTGGGTGGGGGCCGAGTCAGGGATGGAggtgccctggggtgggggccgggtCAGGGATGGTGGTGACCCCGGGTGGAGGCTGGGTCAGGGATGGAGGAGACCCCAGGTGGGAGCCGGGTCAGGGGTGGAGGAGACCCCTGGGTGAGGGCTGGGTCGGAGGTGGAGGAGACTCCTGGGTGGGGGGCCGGGTCAGGGATGCAGGTGCCCTGGGGTAGGAGACATATTAGGGATGGAGGTGATCCTGAGTGGGAACCGGGTCAGGGATGGAGACCCCCGGGTGGGGGCCAGGTCAGGAGAGGTGCCCCCGGGTGGGAGCAGAGTTTCCCTACTGGGGTCCAGGTTCTGCTGTGCTGGCCCCCTGCCCACTCTCTGAGGAGCAGGGGTCTGAGGTCGCAGCGGGAGGGCAGCATGGGGGCAGGATTGATGCAGTTCTGTGGGGCAGGGGCCGGGCAATGGCCAATCTTGCGTTTGCGGTTTTGGTGGCAAGTGGGCAGCATGGGGGGCTCGCCCCACAGGTCCAATCGCAAGTGCTCAGATGTTCAAAGCCGGGCAGGGAAGTGCAAGAGGTAGTGAGCTCCCCGTCTCCCCGGGGCtccagggcagagccagagggCCCCGCTTAGGGCACGCAGGGTCAGGGCATGGTGGGCAGCAGGACGGGCCCCCGCCAACCTGACGCCTGTCCCCTCCACAGTTCCTGAGCGAGGGCTACGCCGCGCACCTGGCGGTGCTGGAGGCCGGCCACCGCGCACGCCCCAAGAAGAACAACCCGCGCATGGTCCTGCGCAAGGGCAGCTTCGGCCTCCACGCTCAGCCAGAGTTCCTGCGGAAGCGCAACCACCTGCGCAGGACCATGTCCGTGCAGCAGCCAGACCCGCCCGCCAACCCCAAGCCCGAGCGGGCGCAGAGCCAGCCGGAGTCTGACAAGGACCACGAGCGGCCCCTGGGTGCGCTCAGCTGGGCACGCGGGCCCCCCAAGTTCCAGTCGGTGCCCTGAAGGCAGGGCTGTGCGTGGAGCAGGGGGGTGCCCTGCCAGCTGCCTGCGGGCCGGGAGGGGCAGCTGTTCCCTGAGACAGgccttttcctgctttttctctccCGTGTCTGTCCAGAAGTGTCCACCCGAGGCGGGGAGCAACCCTGCCGCGTGTGGGGCGCGGGGCTCCCCCGGCTGAGGGGTAGGGGCGGGACCCCAGGGTCTGTGCGCAGCCGCGGCTGCCTCCCTGTGCGGCGCCCGTGGCCACAAGCCCCTGTCAGGGCCGGTGTGTGTGTGACCCTGGGGGCTGGGCTGCCCGTGGCAGGAGGGCTTGACCAAGTCGACCATCCTGCAGGTCCCGAGGCTTCAGAGGTGCCAGGTGGGCCCTGGAGGGAGAAGCCCCCAGACCAGGGGCCATCGGCCGCTGGCAGGTGCAGCCTCCCGGTGGGCTGAGGGAAGGACGAGGGGTGCTCCTCATCCTGGACCCCAATTTCCCGTGGCCGAGGAGCCACTTTGTGGGCATGAGAGGATATCCCCAGGGTCCTCCTGCATTTGCGGTGTCCATCCGaggctggggggggtggggtctGGTGCTGAGGGTCTGTCCTCCTGCAGCTGTCCATTGCCCCCATGTCACCCTTGGTGTTGTCACCATTTTCCCGCAGCGGCCTGTGAGGACAGTGGTTCCTATTcccagggccgggggtgggggtggtcccTGCCTGGCATCTTCCCCATGAGGCTGCAGCCCTGGGGTCCGGCCCAGCTGGGAGCCTACCCTggccctccctgggccctgcctcctgTTCAGAACTGGACGGGTCCCCCCACGAGGCTGGTATGGATTTGTGACTCCAGGCAACCTTGCAACTGAGCTCCCCGAGTGTTTGCGGCCTCGGAGGCCCTCAGTCAGTGCACAACCTTGCACGCAGCCTGCAAGAGGGGCCCTGGGGACTCAGGGGGAGGGAGGCGGACAGCCCGTGTACTTGCACTGATGCCCCCACCACATGTCCCTGGAAGGGGGACAGGGCCCCAGAGGGCTGCGACCGGGCTCAGCCTCCCCAGCTCTGCTCACACTGGCTTCCCCCTGTTGGTTCCTGGGGCCACAGAGATGCCAGCACGCTGGGGCCTTCGTGTGATTTTGGCTCAAACTGTTGTACTCCCTTCCATCCCGCTGCTCCTGGGCTTGGTGTGGTGCCCTACGCTCACCCTGGCGAGGCCCCTGTGTTGGCAGGGCCTGGCTCCCGGGGTTGCGGAGGGGGCTCAGAGCCTGCCCATGCTGTCCTGCTGCAGAGGCCCTGTGTGCCCAGCAGCCCCTGCTCTGGGCCCCTCGGGCCATCCCCGAGCGGGTGCAGcgcctcctcctccaggcctaTGTCTGTCGTCCGTCCGgtggggctgccccagagcc
This window of the Canis lupus dingo isolate Sandy chromosome 5, ASM325472v2, whole genome shotgun sequence genome carries:
- the PITPNM3 gene encoding membrane-associated phosphatidylinositol transfer protein 3 isoform X8, with translation MKKSRGLESRMCKDPMVRGRRRGSRTILRPSAGAQGGGELYRVSLRRQRFPAQGSIEIHEDNEEGCPQRSCKTHVLLLVLHGGNILDTGVGDPSCKAADIHTFTSVLEKVTRAHFPAALGHILVKFVPCPAVCSDAFSLVSNLNPYSHDDGCLGNSQDHVPLAALPLLAISSPRYQDAVATVIERANQVYTEFLKSPDGIGFSGQPACCPPADPGCRTSTCLPSGLPLCLTGTGSSVSPGQVCLIGDCVGGLLAFDAICYSAGPSGDSPGSSSRKGSVSSTQDTVAVDEACSLASSKRLSKSSVDVSSAPEDEEPPRPLPRKQSDSSTYDCEAITQHHAFLSSIHSGVLKDEAEPPAAGGSQPPEVSLGRLDFDVSDFFLFGSPLGLVLAMRRTVLPGLDGFQVRPACSQVYSFFHCADPSASRLEPLLEPKFHLVPPVSVPRYQRFPLGDGQSLLLADALHAHGSLFLGCSSQDSPPLPDAPASSPPVLRAQRPGRRVSQDSSHSESSGSSDSLAPVGASHITARWWGAKRIDYALYCPDVLTAFPTVALPHLFHASYWESTDVVAFILRQVMRYESVAVKESVGLDAAALSPANPREKWLRKRTQVKLRNVTANHRANDVIAAEDGPQVLVGRFMYGPLDMVALTGEKVDILVMAEPSSGRWVHLDTEITNSSGRITYSVPRPRRLGVGVYPVKMVVRQVPFRGDQTFAMSSLTVLPRGMECVVFSIDGSFAASVSIMGSDPKVRPGAVDVVRHWQDLGYLILYITGRPDMQKQRVMSWLSQHNFPQGMIFFSDGLVHDPLRQKAIFLRNLVQECFIKISAAYGSTKDISVYSVLGLPPSQIFIVGRPSKKYQTQCQFLSEGYAAHLAVLEAGHRARPKKNNPRMVLRKGSFGLHAQPEFLRKRNHLRRTMSVQQPDPPANPKPERAQSQPESDKDHERPLGALSWARGPPKFQSVP
- the PITPNM3 gene encoding membrane-associated phosphatidylinositol transfer protein 3 isoform X7; the protein is MAWLLWMVRVIQQWPPQAPQEADTDPWSSGRTAVGTVGGPPPGGGAPWHLRTVLSDSVESSDDEFFDARGDGSTPCTSSTLQEKQRELYRVSLRRQRFPAQGSIEIHEDNEEGCPQRSCKTHVLLLVLHGGNILDTGVGDPSCKAADIHTFTSVLEKVTRAHFPAALGHILVKFVPCPAVCSDAFSLVSNLNPYSHDDGCLGNSQDHVPLAALPLLAISSPRYQDAVATVIERANQVYTEFLKSPDGIGFSGQVCLIGDCVGGLLAFDAICYSAGPSGDSPGSSSRKGSVSSTQDTVAVDEACSLASSKRLSKSSVDVSSAPEDEEPPRPLPRKQSDSSTYDCEAITQHHAFLSSIHSGVLKDEAEPPAAGGSQPPEVSLGRLDFDVSDFFLFGSPLGLVLAMRRTVLPGLDGFQVRPACSQVYSFFHCADPSASRLEPLLEPKFHLVPPVSVPRYQRFPLGDGQSLLLADALHAHGSLFLGCSSQDSPPLPDAPASSPPVLRAQRPGRRVSQDSSHSESSGSSDSLAPVGASHITARWWGAKRIDYALYCPDVLTAFPTVALPHLFHASYWESTDVVAFILRQVMRYESVAVKESVGLDAAALSPANPREKWLRKRTQVKLRNVTANHRANDVIAAEDGPQVLVGRFMYGPLDMVALTGEKVDILVMAEPSSGRWVHLDTEITNSSGRITYSVPRPRRLGVGVYPVKMVVRGDQTFAMSSLTVLPRGMECVVFSIDGSFAASVSIMGSDPKVRPGAVDVVRHWQDLGYLILYITGRPDMQKQRVMSWLSQHNFPQGMIFFSDGLVHDPLRQKAIFLRNLVQECFIKISAAYGSTKDISVYSVLGLPPSQIFIVGRPSKKYQTQCQFLSEGYAAHLAVLEAGHRARPKKNNPRMVLRKGSFGLHAQPEFLRKRNHLRRTMSVQQPDPPANPKPERAQSQPESDKDHERPLGALSWARGPPKFQSVP